Part of the Cryptosporangium arvum DSM 44712 genome, CTTCGCCGGTCGACTCCCAGCGGGTGCCGGTGGACTCGCCGGCCTTGCGGGTGACGAGCGTGACCCGGTCGGCCACCATGAACGACGAGTAGAACCCGACGCCGAACTGCCCGATCAGGTCGGCCGACTCGGCCGAAGCCTCACGCAGGGTGCGCAGCAGCTCCGCGGTGCCCGACTTCGCGATCGTGCCGATCAGCGACACGACCTCGTCGCGTGTCATCCCGATGCCGTTGTCGCTCACGGTCAGCGTCCGTGCGTCGGCATCCGGGGTGAGCGCCACGTGCAGGTCGGAACGGTCGACGTCGAGGTCGGAGTCGACCAGGCTCTCGATCCGGAGTTTGTCCAGCGCATCGGAGCCGTTCGAAATCAGTTCGCGCAGGAAGATGTCCTTGTTCGAGTAGATCGAATGGATCATCAGCTGCATGAGCTGCCGGGTCTCGGCTTGGAACTCGAGCGTCTCCACTACTTTCCCTTTCTCGTCGGGGTCGGACGGAATCGTATGCTCGACCGCATGTCCAGCACGCCGGATGCACCGCCGTCCTCCGCGAGCGCGGCGCGGCGACCGCAGGCCGAGCGCAGTCAGGAGACCCGCACGCGGATCCTCGACGCTGCGGTCGAGCTGCTCGTCGAGGAGGGCTACGCCCGCGCCAACACGCTGGCGATCCAGGCCAAGGCCGGGGTGTCCCGCGGGCGGCTGCTGCACCAGTTCCCCTCCAAGGAGGAGCTGCTGGTGGCCGCGGCGCACCACGTCTGGCAGAAGCGGCGTTCGGCGTCGGCGTCCGGCGAGCCACTGCCCGACGACCCCGGGGCACGCATCGACGTGGTCGTCGAGGGCCTCTGGCTGTCGTTCAACGAGCCTCAGTTCTGGGCCGCCACCGAACTCTGGGTGGCCGCCCGCACCGAACCGGCGCTCGCGGACGTGATCCGCCCGGCCGAGCGCCGGCTGGGCCGGGAGATCTGGGCGTCGATGGACGCGCTGTTCGGCCCGGCGCTGACCGCGCACCCCATGTACCAGGTGGTTCGCCACACGCTGTTCACGAGCATGCGTGGGGTCGCGCTGACCTACGCGTTCGACAAGCGTGACCCGTCGACCGAGCCGAGCCTGGCCAACTGGAAGCAGCTGGCCAAGGCGATCCTGCTCAATGACGTGGATCACTGACGCTTATTTCCGGTCCGCCTTGACTGTTTCTGTGCGCCGCGACGAGACTCGGCGGTGACAGGCGGGTCAGCCAAGGGAGGCACCTGTGCGTGACGCGGTGATCGTCGAAGCCGTCCGAACTCCGTCCGGTAAGGGCAAGCCCGGGGGCGCGCTCTCCGGTATCCACCCGGTCGACCTGCTCTCCGGCGCGCTCACCGCGCTGCTGGAGCGCACCGGGATCGACCCCACCCAGATCGACGACGTGATCGGTGGCTGTGTCGGCCAGGCCGGCGAACAGGCGCTGAACATCACCCGCAACGCGGTGCTCGGCGCGGGCCTGCCGGAGTCGATCCCCGCCACCACGATCGACCGGCAGTGCGGTTCCAGCCAGCAGGCCGCGCACTTCGCCGCGCAGGGCGTCATCTCGGGCGCGTACGACGTGGTGATCGCGTGCGGCGTCGAGTCGATGAGCCGGGTGCCGATGGGCACGTCGACGGCGGGCCAGAACCCGTTCGGCACCGGCGTACCGAAGCGGTACCCCGAGGGCCTGGTCAACCAGGGCGTCTCGGCCGAGATCATCGCGGGCCGCTGGAAGTTCGGCCGGGAGCAGCTCGACGAGTACTCCGCGACCTCGCACGCCCGCGCGGCCGCCGCGATCGGGGCCGGTGCGTTCGACCGCGAGATCATCCCGGTCGGTGAGTTCACCACCGACGAGACGGTCCGCGCCTCCACGACCGCGGAGAAGCTCGCCGGCCTCAAGCCCAGCTTCTACCACGAGAAGCTGGCCGAGCGGTTCCCGGAGATCGGCTGGCACATCACGCCCGGCAACTCCTCGCCGCTCACCGACGGCGCGTCGGCGGTGCTGATCGTCTCCGCGGAGAAAGCGAAGGAACTCGGCCTCAAGCCCCGCGCCCGGTTCCACTCGTTCGCGGTCGTCGGCGACGACCCGCTGCTGATGCTCACCGGCCCGATCCCGGCCACCCGGAAGATCCTGGCCAGGTCCGGGCTGAGCATCGACGACCTCGACGCCTACGAGGTCAACGAGGCGTTCGCGCCGGTGCCGCTGGCCTGGGCGCAGGAACTCGGCGCCGACCCGGCGAAGCTCAACCCGCGCGGCGGGGCGATCGCGCTGGGCCACGCGCTCGGTTCGTCCGGCACCCGGCTGCTGACCACGCTCGTCAACTACCTGGAGGACACCGGCGGCCGCTACGGCCTGCAGACCATGTGCGAGGGCGGCGGCATGGCGAACGCGACGATCATCGAGCGGATCTGAGCATGAAGTTCACCGAGAACGACGTCGCGCTGGTCACCGGGGGTGCGTCCGGGCTGGGGCTCGCGACCGCCGAGAAGCTGGTCGCCGACGGGGCCAGGGTCGTGCTCCTCGACCTGCCCGGCTCGGACGGGGCCGCGGTGGCCGAGAAGCTCGGGGTGATCTTCGCGCCGGGCGACGTGACGTCCGAGCAGGACGTGGCGAACGCCGTGCAGGCGGCGACGGAAATCGGCACGCTGCGTGCGGCGATCAACTGCGCCGGCATCGGCAACGCGATCAAGACCGTGGGCAAGGAGTACAAGCCTTTCCCGCTGGACGGGTTCCAGAAGGTCATCCAGGTCAACCTGATCGGCACGTTCAACGTCATCCGGCTGGCCGCGGCGCAGATCGCGCAGGCCGACGAGGTCGACGGCGAGCGCGGCGTCATCGTCAACACCGCGTCGGTGGCGGCGTTCGAAGGGCAGATCGGGCAGGCCGCGTACTCGGCGTCCAAGGGCGGCATCGTCGGGATGACGCTGCCGATCGCGCGTGACCTCGCGTCGCTCAAGATCCGGGTCTGCACGATCGCGCCGGGCCTGTTCGACACGCCGCTGCTGGGCGGGTTGCCGGAGAACGTCAAGACCGCGCTCGGCGCCCAGGTTCCGCACCCCTCGCGGCTCGGCTCGCCGGTCGAGTACGGGCTGCTCGCGTCGCAGATCATCGCGAACCCCATGCTCAACGGCGAGGTCATCCGCCTCGACGGGGCGATCCGGATGACCCCCCGATGAGCGTGCTGACGACCCGCTTCACCGAGCTGTTCGGCGTCGAACACCCCGTGGTGCAGGGCGGGATGCAGTGGGTGGGGCGGGCCGAGCTCGCGGCCGCGGTGTCCGAGGCCGGTGGCCTGGGGCTGATCACCGCGCTGACCCAGCCGACCCCGGCCGACCTGGCCAAGGAGATCGAGAAGGCACGGACGCTCACCGACAAGCCGTTCGGCGTCAACCTCACGATCCTGCCGACGATCACGCCGCCGCCGTACGACGAGTACCGGCGGGTCATCGTGGACGCGGGCATCACGATCGTCGAGACGGCCGGTTCGAATCCCGAACCGCACATGGACCTGTTCAAGGCGAACGGCGTCAAGATCCTGCACAAGTGCACGAGCGTGCGGCACGCGCTCAAGGCGCAGCGGATCGGCGTGGACGCGGTCTCGATCGACGGGTTCGAGTGCGCCGGGCACCCGGGGGAGGACGACGTCCCGGGGCTCGTGCTGATCCCGGCCGCGGCCGACAAGCTGACGATCCCGTTCATCGCGTCCGGCGGGTTCGGTGACGCCAGGGGCCTGGTCGCCGCGCTGGCGCTGGGAGCCGACGGCATCAACATGGGCAGCCGGTTCATGTGCACGGTGGAGTCACCGATCGACCAGGCCGTGAAGCAGGCCATCGTGGACGCCGACGAGCGCGACACCGAGCTGATCTTCCGGCCGCTGCGCAACACCGCGCGGGTCGCGAAGAACGCGGTGAGCGTCGAGGTGGTCCGGATCCTGAACGAGGGCGGTCAGTTCGCGGACGTCCAGCACCTGGTGGCCGGCGCCCGCGGCCGGACGGTCTACGAGAACGGCGACGTCGAGGCCGGGATCTGGTCGGTCGGTATGGTGCAGGGCATCATTCACGACATCCCGGCCGCGGGTGATCTGGTGCGTCGTATCGTCACCGAGGCGGCGGAGATCATCCAGGGCCGTCTGGCATCACTGGTGACTGCGGTGGGAGTGGCCTCATGAGCGACATCACGGTGAGCCGCGACGCCGCGGTGCTGACCATCGCGATCAACCGCCCGGAGCGGTTGAACTCGGTCACCACCGACGTGCTGAACGATCTCGCCGACCTGATCCTCGAGGCGGGGGCGGATCCCGACGTGCGGGTCATCACGCTGACCGGCACCGGCCGGGCGTTCAGCTCCGGCGCCGACCTCAAGTCGGGTGCGGGCGGCAAGCCCGGCACCGACACGATCATGGCCGCCAACCGGCTGATCCGGGCCGTGCGCGACGCACGTCAGCCGACCGTCGCGGTCGTCAACGGCCCCGCGGTCGGGGTCGGGTGCTCGCTGGCGCTCGCCGCCGACCTGGTGCTGGCGTCGTCGAACGCGTACTTCCTGCTGTCGTTCACGAGCATCGGCCTGATGCCCGACGGCGGGGCGACCGCGCTGGTGCCCACCGCGGTCGGGCGGGCCAGGGCGATGGCGATGGCGCTGGTCCCGGAGCGGATCCCGGCGTCCGAGGCGGTCGCCTGGGGTCTCATCTACCAGGCCGTCGACGCCGAGGAGCTGGACGCCGCGGCCAAGGCGCTCACCGATCGGCTCGCGACCGGGGCGCCACTGGCCCTCGCGGCGGCCAAGAAGGCGGTGAACGCGGCCACGCTGACGTCGCTGGAGGGCGCGCTCGGGCGCGAGCTCGAAGGCCAGGGCCACCTGCTCCGGACCAGCGACGTGGCCGAAGCCGTCGTCGCGTTCGGGGAGAAGCGCCCGCCGAAGTTCACCGGGGCCTGAGACCGGGGCCGCCCGCGGGCGGCCCCGGTTCGCCTCACGGCAGGGGGACGCTGACCGCGGTGTACGGCGTGGTCGGGGTGGGCGTGGTCGTGAAGCGCGCGTTCGGGGTGTAGAGCCGCCCCCGGTAGAGCGCGAGCGTCGTCGGCACGTCGAAGCGCGGGTCGGTGATCGCGCCGACCACCGTGCCGCGCGTGCCGTCCAGATTCACCACGGCGATCGAGTTGTCGCGGTTCCGGACGACGAACAACGTCTGCCCGAGCGTCAGCAGACCGTCCCCGTTGGTGAGCGGGAACTCCTGGCCGTCCTTGGTCACCGCGATCTTCGTGGTCCGGCCGCTCGCCGGGTCGACGTGGAACAGCCCGCCGGTGTTCGACTGGACGATGATCAGGCCGCGTCCGTCCGGCGTCCGCGTGATGCCGTTGGCGTTGTTGCCTTCGCCGTAGACGATGTCGCCGGTCAGCGGGATCGTCGTGACGTCCTTGCGGGTGGGCACGCCGCTGCGCGGGATCGCCACCCGGTACAGCTGCTTCTGTCGCGAGTCGGTGAAGTACGCGGCCGTGCGGGTGAGCACGACGTCGTTGACGAACGTGTCGGTCGCCGTGGTCAGGCGCAGGTTCGCGAGCGTCTTCCCGGACTTCGTGTCGACGACCCGGGCCGTTCCGGCGGACTGGCCGGCCACGAACAGGCGGCCGCGCTGGTCGAGCTTGAGCCCCACCGACGCGGTGCCGGGCCCCTGCGCGATGACCTTCGAGCGGCCGGTGCGCAGGTCGACGCGGAGGATGTCACCGTCGGCCAGCGAGCCGAGGTAGGCGACGGGTTCGCGCCCGATCGTGATGCCCTCCGGGCGGAAACCGGCCGGGAGCTGGTAGGTCGTGGGGCTGGGGGCCGGGTTCGCGACCGCGGGGGAGGCGGTGAGCGTGATGCCAGTGAGCAATGCGGCGGCGAGTGCTATGGCTTTCATGCGGCCCAGGTTATCTACTACAACATCTTGTAGTGAATCCTTACGGAACCAGCAGTACCCGACCGTGCTGTACCCGGTCGTCGAGGATTCGATGCGCTGCGGCCGCGTCGGCCAGCGGTAACCGCGCGTGCACGGCCGCACGGAGACGGCCGGCCCGTGCGTCGCGCGTCAGTTCGGCGATCACGTCGCGGGCCTGCGCGGGTGCCGCGGCCCGCCAGGCCAGGTACGAGAAGCCGAGCACCGCGCGCAGGCCGAACAGCGACGTCACCGGAACGCTCGTCAGCTCCCCGCCGGCCGCGCCGTACACGACCGCACGCCCGAACGGCGCGAGCAGATCGACGCTCTGCCGCAGGACGTCCCCGCCGATCGCGTCGACGACGAGGTCGACGCCGCCGGGAGCGGCGGCACGCACCTGCTCGGGCCAGTCCGCGGCGGTGTGGTCGACGCCGGCGTCCGCGCCGAACGACCGCGCGAACTCCAGTTTGGACGCGCTGCTCGCGGTGGCGATCACCCGGGCTCCGCGCTGCCGCGCGAGTTGCACGATCAGGTGCCCGATGCCTCCGGCGGCGGCGTGCACGAGCACGGTCTCGCCGGCGGCGAGGCGGCCGAGGCGGAGCACCCCGAGCGCCACCGGGGCGGTGGAGGCCAGCGTCGTGGCGGTTCCGTCGTCGACGCCGTCGGGGATCGGGACGAGGTCGTCGGCACCGGCCAGGCTGTACTCGGCGTAGGCGTCCTCGGCGACGAGCGCGCCGACCCGCCGCCCGGCCAGCGACGCGTCCACGCCGGGGCCGATCGTGTCGACAACGCCGACCACGTCCCCGGTCGGGCGGCCGGGGAGCGGGCGGGCGAAGAGCGCGCCGCCGGCCGGGCCGAGCCGGAACCGGGTGTCGACGAAGTTCGTGCCGATGACCTCGGCCCGGAGCCGCACCTGGCCCGGGCCCGGCTCCGGGATCCCGGCGTCCTCGACCCGCAGCACGTCGGGGCCGCCGTACTCGTAGTAGCGGACACGGCGCATGGGCACCTCCCGTAATCTGGACCGGTGGTCAACTTTCTTGACCGTACTGGACCGCTAGTCCAGTTGTCATCCCGATCGGAGGCGCATGGAACGTCGAGAACGGGCCGACGCGGCGCGTAACCGGCGCGCGATCCTGGACGCGACCGAGGCGCTGCTCGCCCGGCAGCGTCCCGAGACGATCTCGATGGAGCTCGTCGCGGCCGAGGCCGGTGTCGGCAAGGGCACCGTGTTCCACCGGTTCGGCAGCCGGATGGGGCTGATGGTCGCGCTCGCGCAGGAGCGCGCGCTCGGACTGCGTGAGGCGGTCGAGAGCGGTCCGCCCCCACTGGGCCCCGGGGCGTCGCCGGCCGAGCGTCTACCGGCCTTTCTCGACGCCGCGGTCGACGTCGTCGTGCGTAACAAGAACCTGCTGGCCGCGCTGGGCCACGCCGAGGCCTCCGCCCCCCACGACCACGGCGACCTCGCCGACCACCCGGTCTACCGGTTCTGGCACGCCCACGTGGTGTCGCTGCTGACCGGCGACGACACCGACGCGCTCGCGCACGTGGTGCTGGCCGGGCTGCGCAGCGGACCGGTGATCGCGATGATCGACCGCGGTGAGGCGGAACGGGTGAAGCGGGCGCTGCGGACGATCGTGTCGGGGTTGGTCGGATAACCCGCTTGCGCCCGCGTCCAGTGCGAGTGGTGTGCGGCGACCGGCAACGGCTCTTCGGGGAGGCGCCGACGGCCTACAAGCGCATCGACCGGGTCGTCGGCGACCTCGTCGACCACGCCCTGGTCACCCCGATCCTGACCACCCGGCCCGTGGTCACCTACAAGACCGCGGAGGCCGCTCCCCGTCGGCGCACACCGCGCCGGTGGGCTCCGGACCCGGTACCGTCCGACCGGTGACCTCGCCACTCGACGACGACGTCGACCGCACGCTGGTGACCGTGCTGGCCGCCGACGGCCGTGCCACGCTCTCGACGCTCGCGGCCGCGGCCGGGCTGTCGGTGTCCGCCACCCAGTCGCGCGTACGCCGACTCGAGCAGCGGGGGGTGATCCGCGGGTACGCCGCCGACGTCGACCCCGACGCGCTGGGGCTGCCGCTCGCCGCGTTCGTGAGCATCACCCCGCTCGACCCGGCCCAGCCCGACGAGGCCCCCGCCCAGCTCGCCGCGCTCGACGCGGTGGAGGCGTGCTACTCGGTGGCCGGTGAGGCGAGCTACCTGCTCCTCGTCCGGGTGCCGACACCACGCGCGCTGGAGGAGCTGCTCCGGGAGATCCGGATCGTCGCCAACGTCCGGACCCACACCACAGTTGTCCTACAAACGTTCTACGAAAGGCGTCCGCGCCCGTAAAATTTCCGGTCTGGCCGTTGTGAAACCGTAAAGATCGTCTTAGCGTGGGGTCATGACCCAGATCGTGGACGCTCCCGGGACGGTCCGAGCGGGCAACGTACATGCCGTTATCGCCAAGCACCTCCTCGCCGACGGTTTCGACTTCGTACTCGACCTCGAGGCCTCGCAGGGCTCCACGCTGGTGGACGCCCGCGACGGCCACGAGTACCTCGACCTGTTCACGTTCTTCGCGTCGTCGGCGCTGGGGATGAACCACCCCGCGCTCGCCGACCCGGCCTTCCGCGCCGAGCTGCTGCGCGCCGCCACCAACAAGCCGAGCAACTCCGACGTCTACACCGTCGAGATGGCACAGTTCGTCGACACGTTCGCCGAGGTGCTCGGCGACGAGCGGCTGCCGCACCTGTTCTTCATCGAGGGCGGCGGCCTCGCCGTCGAGAACGCACTCAAGGTCGCGTTCGACTGGAAGAGCCGCTGGAACGAGGCGCACGGCCACGACCCGGCGCTCGGCACCCGCATCCTGCACCTGGAACACGCGTTCCACGGCCGCACCGGCTACACGATGTCGCTCACGAACACCGACCCGAACAAGGTCGCGCGGTTCCCGAAGTTCGACTGGCCGCGGATTCCGGCGCCGTACACCCGTGAGGACGCGGACATGGACGCGCTCGAGGCTTCGGCCCTCCTGGCCGCCAGGGCCGCGTTCGAGGCCCACCCGCACGACATCGCCGCCGCGATCATGGAGCCGATCCAG contains:
- a CDS encoding SMP-30/gluconolactonase/LRE family protein codes for the protein MKAIALAAALLTGITLTASPAVANPAPSPTTYQLPAGFRPEGITIGREPVAYLGSLADGDILRVDLRTGRSKVIAQGPGTASVGLKLDQRGRLFVAGQSAGTARVVDTKSGKTLANLRLTTATDTFVNDVVLTRTAAYFTDSRQKQLYRVAIPRSGVPTRKDVTTIPLTGDIVYGEGNNANGITRTPDGRGLIIVQSNTGGLFHVDPASGRTTKIAVTKDGQEFPLTNGDGLLTLGQTLFVVRNRDNSIAVVNLDGTRGTVVGAITDPRFDVPTTLALYRGRLYTPNARFTTTPTPTTPYTAVSVPLP
- a CDS encoding TetR/AcrR family transcriptional regulator translates to MERRERADAARNRRAILDATEALLARQRPETISMELVAAEAGVGKGTVFHRFGSRMGLMVALAQERALGLREAVESGPPPLGPGASPAERLPAFLDAAVDVVVRNKNLLAALGHAEASAPHDHGDLADHPVYRFWHAHVVSLLTGDDTDALAHVVLAGLRSGPVIAMIDRGEAERVKRALRTIVSGLVG
- a CDS encoding Lrp/AsnC family transcriptional regulator yields the protein MTSPLDDDVDRTLVTVLAADGRATLSTLAAAAGLSVSATQSRVRRLEQRGVIRGYAADVDPDALGLPLAAFVSITPLDPAQPDEAPAQLAALDAVEACYSVAGEASYLLLVRVPTPRALEELLREIRIVANVRTHTTVVLQTFYERRPRP
- a CDS encoding RtcB family protein translates to MRPRPVRVVCGDRQRLFGEAPTAYKRIDRVVGDLVDHALVTPILTTRPVVTYKTAEAAPRRRTPRRWAPDPVPSDR
- a CDS encoding quinone oxidoreductase family protein, with translation MRRVRYYEYGGPDVLRVEDAGIPEPGPGQVRLRAEVIGTNFVDTRFRLGPAGGALFARPLPGRPTGDVVGVVDTIGPGVDASLAGRRVGALVAEDAYAEYSLAGADDLVPIPDGVDDGTATTLASTAPVALGVLRLGRLAAGETVLVHAAAGGIGHLIVQLARQRGARVIATASSASKLEFARSFGADAGVDHTAADWPEQVRAAAPGGVDLVVDAIGGDVLRQSVDLLAPFGRAVVYGAAGGELTSVPVTSLFGLRAVLGFSYLAWRAAAPAQARDVIAELTRDARAGRLRAAVHARLPLADAAAAHRILDDRVQHGRVLLVP
- the lat gene encoding L-lysine 6-transaminase, with product MTQIVDAPGTVRAGNVHAVIAKHLLADGFDFVLDLEASQGSTLVDARDGHEYLDLFTFFASSALGMNHPALADPAFRAELLRAATNKPSNSDVYTVEMAQFVDTFAEVLGDERLPHLFFIEGGGLAVENALKVAFDWKSRWNEAHGHDPALGTRILHLEHAFHGRTGYTMSLTNTDPNKVARFPKFDWPRIPAPYTREDADMDALEASALLAARAAFEAHPHDIAAAIMEPIQGEGGDHHFRPSFVRALRDLCHEFDALFILDEVQTGVGLTGTTWAFQQLDVVPDIVAFGKKTQVCGIMAGGRVDEVADNVFAVSSRLNSTWGGNLTDMVRARRILEVIRDEKLVARSATLGEHLYESLRTLGEKHPGVSNVRGRGLMCAFTLTDTALRDALLNGLHQDESVLMLGCGSRSVRFRPALTISEADLDNGVAAIDRVLSRLGV
- a CDS encoding thiolase family protein; translated protein: MRDAVIVEAVRTPSGKGKPGGALSGIHPVDLLSGALTALLERTGIDPTQIDDVIGGCVGQAGEQALNITRNAVLGAGLPESIPATTIDRQCGSSQQAAHFAAQGVISGAYDVVIACGVESMSRVPMGTSTAGQNPFGTGVPKRYPEGLVNQGVSAEIIAGRWKFGREQLDEYSATSHARAAAAIGAGAFDREIIPVGEFTTDETVRASTTAEKLAGLKPSFYHEKLAERFPEIGWHITPGNSSPLTDGASAVLIVSAEKAKELGLKPRARFHSFAVVGDDPLLMLTGPIPATRKILARSGLSIDDLDAYEVNEAFAPVPLAWAQELGADPAKLNPRGGAIALGHALGSSGTRLLTTLVNYLEDTGGRYGLQTMCEGGGMANATIIERI
- a CDS encoding NAD(P)H-dependent flavin oxidoreductase, with translation MSVLTTRFTELFGVEHPVVQGGMQWVGRAELAAAVSEAGGLGLITALTQPTPADLAKEIEKARTLTDKPFGVNLTILPTITPPPYDEYRRVIVDAGITIVETAGSNPEPHMDLFKANGVKILHKCTSVRHALKAQRIGVDAVSIDGFECAGHPGEDDVPGLVLIPAAADKLTIPFIASGGFGDARGLVAALALGADGINMGSRFMCTVESPIDQAVKQAIVDADERDTELIFRPLRNTARVAKNAVSVEVVRILNEGGQFADVQHLVAGARGRTVYENGDVEAGIWSVGMVQGIIHDIPAAGDLVRRIVTEAAEIIQGRLASLVTAVGVAS
- a CDS encoding enoyl-CoA hydratase-related protein, with amino-acid sequence MSDITVSRDAAVLTIAINRPERLNSVTTDVLNDLADLILEAGADPDVRVITLTGTGRAFSSGADLKSGAGGKPGTDTIMAANRLIRAVRDARQPTVAVVNGPAVGVGCSLALAADLVLASSNAYFLLSFTSIGLMPDGGATALVPTAVGRARAMAMALVPERIPASEAVAWGLIYQAVDAEELDAAAKALTDRLATGAPLALAAAKKAVNAATLTSLEGALGRELEGQGHLLRTSDVAEAVVAFGEKRPPKFTGA
- a CDS encoding 3-hydroxyacyl-CoA dehydrogenase, with the protein product MKFTENDVALVTGGASGLGLATAEKLVADGARVVLLDLPGSDGAAVAEKLGVIFAPGDVTSEQDVANAVQAATEIGTLRAAINCAGIGNAIKTVGKEYKPFPLDGFQKVIQVNLIGTFNVIRLAAAQIAQADEVDGERGVIVNTASVAAFEGQIGQAAYSASKGGIVGMTLPIARDLASLKIRVCTIAPGLFDTPLLGGLPENVKTALGAQVPHPSRLGSPVEYGLLASQIIANPMLNGEVIRLDGAIRMTPR
- a CDS encoding TetR/AcrR family transcriptional regulator, encoding MSSTPDAPPSSASAARRPQAERSQETRTRILDAAVELLVEEGYARANTLAIQAKAGVSRGRLLHQFPSKEELLVAAAHHVWQKRRSASASGEPLPDDPGARIDVVVEGLWLSFNEPQFWAATELWVAARTEPALADVIRPAERRLGREIWASMDALFGPALTAHPMYQVVRHTLFTSMRGVALTYAFDKRDPSTEPSLANWKQLAKAILLNDVDH